A stretch of Gemmatimonas aurantiaca T-27 DNA encodes these proteins:
- a CDS encoding phage tail protein, which produces MALLGAVGLRLDPLMAYNFTINLIDTSSTMATLTSAAMSAITDTLLGGFSECSGLDMALDVEEFKEGGRNGAVLKFPTRVTWSPIVLKHGMGAGSSLWDWHYDFAIGKGKRKDGIITLLNDLHLPSHIWHFRRGLPTKYTGPSLVAGQNAVAIEGIEITHEGLWQVPYVGYGAAAASFGASAAITGGF; this is translated from the coding sequence ATGGCCTTGCTCGGTGCAGTGGGACTGCGACTCGATCCCCTGATGGCGTACAACTTCACCATCAATCTGATCGACACCTCGAGCACGATGGCAACACTCACATCAGCGGCAATGTCGGCGATCACCGACACGTTGCTCGGTGGCTTCTCCGAATGCTCGGGGCTCGATATGGCGCTAGACGTCGAGGAGTTCAAGGAGGGGGGACGCAACGGGGCGGTGCTCAAGTTTCCGACCCGTGTGACCTGGTCGCCGATCGTGCTGAAACACGGTATGGGCGCCGGCTCCTCGCTTTGGGACTGGCACTACGACTTTGCCATCGGCAAGGGAAAACGGAAGGACGGTATCATCACGCTGCTCAACGACCTGCATCTACCGTCGCACATCTGGCACTTCCGGCGCGGCCTGCCGACGAAGTACACCGGTCCGTCGCTGGTGGCGGGGCAGAACGCCGTCGCGATCGAAGGGATCGAGATCACGCACGAGGGGCTCTGGCAGGTGCCCTATGTGGGCTACGGCGCCGCGGCCGCGTCGTTCGGTGCGAGTGCCGCCATCACGGGAGGGTTCTGA